cctgttacgtatcgccgtcagcctcacagttttaaaatgcgtctactagggagaagtttccacatccttacaagaaatgtttcattcttctctctaaccgatgtgggatctcacagtgaATCTTTTAAGATTTCATTCGGTATCAAGAGAAAATATATGTAATTATACAGGATTGGGTTTATAATCAGATATCCCGCTAAGGGTTTAAGCGGTCGttactaaaacaaaatatatatctgATTAGAGTTCATTGATAACATTACCTGCTAAGGTCCCAAACCATGAGTCTTCTACCAAGACAACAAGAAGCTAAGATTGTTTCATTCTTTGGATTCCAGCCAACCTGGAAAACCTCCTCCCTGTTGCACAAAATAGAAGTATAGACGTTCAAAAACACGTGCGCAACAGCAATAAACTAGGTTTTACTAGACGTGTGGTTTCATGTGCTGTCTTTCCAGCACTTGACAAGCAAAATTGAGATTACTAAACTTCATAATCCAAGGAAGATGCTTACTTGTGACAGTCAAATGTATGGAGTGCAGAGCTGATCTTACGTAGATCGAACAACTTAACCGTCTTATCAGTTGACCCTGTGGCTACTACCCACTCATTAAAGGGATTGAATGCCAAGCAATTGACCTGACGCAAAATTACAAGAGAATTTATTTCATTGAAGCTAAAATGTCAGCATCTATTTCATTACCACAGTGGATAATAGTGTCACATAATTTCGAGCTCAAATGGATAAAACTGGTTGCTGGAGAACGAACGATCATTCAGATTCTTTCATTAGACTTATCTTGGCATGTAACCACGAAAGGAGAACTTCCTCAATTGCACGAAGAAACCATACATTCACAACCCACTAACATTGAaagcatttttatttatcttccAGTAGCACCTACCTCACTTTGATGAGCAACTACGGACTGTACAGGCTTATTGACAGTAGGAGTTCGAAGATCCCATATTAGTAGGTATTGGTCGTCGCCTACTGAACCAAATAAGTATTCATGCCTCAGATGCCATGCGACATCTTCCACAACACCTTCATGAACCTATCACACAGATCACATCAAATCATAGCTAAAACCAAAATAGcaccaaataatatatataacattgTTCATAAGTTGTAGCAAGGGATATTTATTACGTTGTAATTCACAATTCAGGGCAAGAAGACTAGCTAACCACCATAAACTATTTGCAGCCCATCTGAATCACATATTTATACACTTATACAAGTTCATAAGAAACCCTAGTGTAAAATCCAAACAAATCATTATGAACTGGCAACATCTTGACTGAAAGAAAGATCAACACGAGATACCTGATTGTGATTAAAAGCCATAGAAGCACAAAAACACAACCATTAAGATGTTTGTAAGAAGAAGACCAGTTCAAGAGGAGCTCACCTTAAAAATTTGCATAGCTTCAAGGGTTTTGTTCTTCGGAGTAGCATTAATGTCCCATAAACAAATCTGTGCATCATCAGAGCCGCTAAGTAAATGGCCCTGCTTGAACTTGCTCCACGATAAACCATAACCTTCAGTATTGTGACCCCTCAACCTCAAGTCGGGATTACACGTACCATCAAGAGGTGGTTTGGATGGGTGTTTACTATAGTCGAAAACAAAGACTTCCGCGCTGACAGTCTTTGTGGCAATAATAAATGGATTTTGAGGCATATAACGTGCTCTATTGACTTCACCATCGTGATTTATTTGCTGGATTATTTGTACCTGACttgaaaaaagaatcaaattaattttgaatctccaaaacaaaatttcatcaatCGATCTACGCTTAATCTATCAATTGCAGTACCTTAAGCAAGTACATTTTCGCCTACAAAAATCTCGCTATctaactttttccttttttttctgtaAAAGCATTGCAAGAACTAAAAACGAACTACTCCAGATGCAAATTCTGCCCGACTCCAGATTAGTTCTTCTAATCAATAAAACTGAATCTCATAACTCAATTTTCGATCTTCCATAGCTAGAAAAAGGTGAAAATCCACAAACCTTTCCGTTCGCACATCCAAAGCCACCCGCATCAGCACGGTCGTCATCGTAATGTCGCGCATCGTTCTCAGAATCCTCAAGCGGAAGCTGAACCTGAGCGAGCATGAGGTAATTCGGCTCATTCTCGGAGGTATGAGTCCCCAAAATCATCTTCTGAACGGAGTAATCCTTCCCCGGAGGCTCCTCCCGGTCCGGCAACCACTCGACAGTAAGTGAAGGCCACTCTAGGGCATGAGTGATGACCAAATCGTAAAGAAACGGAGtattcttcttccaaatcttgTACTCCTCGTTTATCAACCTCTCCTCCATTTCTCCACGCATCTCCTCATCATCCTTCCCCATTGTCGCGTTGGATGAAGCAGAATTGGGAGAGTTTGGGAGTCGAATTCGTGAGTGAGAAGCAAAGTCGAGGGCTCAGTTCCAGGGTGAAGTTCCCGCCAATATGTCTCGAGCAGAGCTAGGGCTAAAATTAGAACCCTCCACCGTTTAatggattttaatttatgaacattGTAGCCGCCCGCATCTCCCATTTATTAAAcaatttgttgaattaaaatttaattttttttttttttaattcaataattcacTAAATTCGGTTTAAATCCATAGatattttaatccataaatttgcactgaaaaatataaaaaatatttatcttattcttAACTTGTAAAATGACTATGTTACCCCTAACTTCACGAGCCAAAGTAAGTATAttgagagaaattaaaaataataacaatacattattattattattattattattattattttcatcctatttttttaataataaatataattttggtaTACTCTAAacacataaaaatatatatca
This portion of the Cucurbita pepo subsp. pepo cultivar mu-cu-16 chromosome LG08, ASM280686v2, whole genome shotgun sequence genome encodes:
- the LOC111800901 gene encoding WD-40 repeat-containing protein MSI1, coding for MGKDDEEMRGEMEERLINEEYKIWKKNTPFLYDLVITHALEWPSLTVEWLPDREEPPGKDYSVQKMILGTHTSENEPNYLMLAQVQLPLEDSENDARHYDDDRADAGGFGCANGKVQIIQQINHDGEVNRARYMPQNPFIIATKTVSAEVFVFDYSKHPSKPPLDGTCNPDLRLRGHNTEGYGLSWSKFKQGHLLSGSDDAQICLWDINATPKNKTLEAMQIFKVHEGVVEDVAWHLRHEYLFGSVGDDQYLLIWDLRTPTVNKPVQSVVAHQSEVNCLAFNPFNEWVVATGSTDKTVKLFDLRKISSALHTFDCHKEEVFQVGWNPKNETILASCCLGRRLMVWDLSRIDEEQTPEDAEDGPPELLFIHGGHTSKISDFSWNPCEDWVVASVAEDNILQIWQMAENIYHDEDDLPEEPPKAS